The Desulfobacterales bacterium sequence CCCAGACCGCTTCCAGGCGCTGAATCAATGATGCAGAACCCTCCTTGCCGAACGGTTCAATACCGGTGGGGACGATGCCCCATACAATAATGCCGCCTTTATCCAAAAAACGGCGGATGGAGCCTGCATAGGACGCGAAGATTTCGGCATTGGTGTAGATGTCCAGGGACAGAACGTCCATGTCCAGCTTCAGCAGAAAATCCCAGTCCGGATTGCCGCACAGATGAATCCCGCGGGGGCGGCTGATCTGTGCGAAAAACTGATCCAGGTCGGCTTTGGCCTTGGTGTCGCTGTATCCGGACATGGCGGAAAACAGAAATTGGAGTCCGGGCTCATCCACGAACATGAAGGCATTGGGATTCATTTTTTTCAGGCGGTCGAGCTGGACGTTGATTCTTTTTGCCATGAATTCCAGCATAAAGGGCCGGACGGTGTCGTCGAACAGGATCGGTCGTTCATTCCCATCCAGAACATTGAAGCCGAAGCTGACGGGGCCTTCCAGCTGCCCGCGGATGGCCGGGCGGTCGGACAGATCCATTCCAAGGAACTTATGGTAAACGGACGAGTAGGCCGGGCTGATATCGAAGTAATCCGGCTCGTCAAAATGGGAGAGGGTCTCTTCAAATTCGTCAATAAACTTCTCGATGGAAAAACGCAGGGTTCGCCTGGGGACATCCAGAAGGATGCCGGGAAAATGTTCGGCTGCCTGGACGTACATGTCCTCATAATAACTGAGGTTGGGAAGCTGCGGCCAGAAGGGGATGTCCATGGAAAGAGCGGTCTTCAGGGCACGGTCCGCATCGGTATGGGGCATAACCGCCATGGCAGTGGTCAGCAGATTGCCGGGGATGGGCATACAGGTTCCTTAGCGCATTGTCGGGGGTAAATAACCGAGATTAGACAAATTCATAAATTTCCACAAAAGCCTTTTGAACGTCCGCCCCGCTTAAGTGTCCCACCAGGACATCTTCATTTTTTCCGGCGCCGCCGCTAAGGGCCATGTGGATATGAACAAAGGGGCGCGGCTCCTCCCAGGAAGCATCCTCTAATGCGGCCGGCGGCCGTTCGGGCCAGGAAATGTTTCCCAGACCCACCAGTTCACGCCGGTCCTCAAAGTGCCGGCGGTCGACATCATATCCTTCCAGGCTGCGGAATCCGGAGATCATATCGACCGTATGCATCGCTCCGAAAACAAACACGGACCCGGCCCTGATATTTTTCTCTTTTACGAACCGGTTCAGTTCTCCATAAAAATCTTCGCCGTCGTCGATGGTGATCTGGAAAATGCGTCCGAGTTT is a genomic window containing:
- a CDS encoding DNA-binding protein; protein product: MQVVEKKLGRIFQITIDDGEDFYGELNRFVKEKNIRAGSVFVFGAMHTVDMISGFRSLEGYDVDRRHFEDRRELVGLGNISWPERPPAALEDASWEEPRPFVHIHMALSGGAGKNEDVLVGHLSGADVQKAFVEIYEFV